Proteins encoded together in one bacterium window:
- a CDS encoding acetate kinase: MKVLVINCGSSSVKYQLMDTTGEHVLAKGIVERIGFQDAIFTHIATEGQKCVRTLPIENHDEAMKHVLAALVEGSGAVLGNLSEIGAVGHRFVNGGRRFCESVAANKTVLGEIRGILDIAPLHNPAHLLGIEACISAMPDIPQVIVFDTGFHSKIPPKAYMYALPYAYYEKYGIRRYGFHGTSHYYVSSRAAEILGRPYEEMRIITCHLGNGCSIDAVHGGHAVDTSMGFTPLEGLMMGTRTGDIDTAAPLYIMRKEGISPDEMDSIMNKKSGLLGVSGISPDMREVAAAAESGNERAALALDMYCYRIKKYIASYMGVLGGCDALVFTAGVGEHSPLIRSKSCEGLSFLGITVDEEKNSRAIGGEAGINRSDSPVKILVIPTNEEIVIAREAERLARKRDK, translated from the coding sequence GTGAAGGTTCTTGTTATAAACTGCGGCAGTTCATCGGTTAAATATCAGCTCATGGACACCACCGGCGAGCATGTTCTGGCAAAGGGAATTGTCGAACGTATCGGATTTCAGGATGCTATCTTTACCCATATCGCAACGGAAGGCCAGAAATGTGTCCGGACACTGCCGATCGAAAACCACGATGAGGCCATGAAGCATGTCCTTGCAGCGCTTGTTGAGGGTTCGGGCGCCGTGCTCGGCAACCTTTCGGAGATCGGCGCGGTCGGCCACCGGTTTGTCAACGGCGGCAGGCGCTTCTGCGAATCGGTCGCGGCAAACAAGACAGTGCTCGGCGAAATCCGCGGTATTCTCGATATTGCGCCGCTCCATAATCCGGCGCATCTCCTCGGAATAGAAGCCTGTATATCGGCAATGCCCGATATTCCGCAGGTTATCGTCTTTGACACGGGGTTTCATTCCAAAATTCCTCCAAAGGCATATATGTATGCCCTGCCTTATGCATACTACGAAAAATATGGCATTAGACGGTACGGTTTTCATGGGACATCCCATTACTATGTTTCCTCGCGTGCGGCTGAGATTCTGGGGCGGCCCTACGAGGAGATGCGAATCATAACATGCCATCTCGGCAACGGCTGCTCGATCGATGCTGTCCATGGCGGTCATGCGGTCGATACATCCATGGGATTCACTCCCCTCGAGGGTCTCATGATGGGAACGCGGACCGGTGATATCGATACCGCGGCGCCGCTGTATATCATGCGGAAGGAAGGCATCTCGCCCGATGAGATGGACTCCATCATGAACAAAAAGAGCGGTCTGCTCGGTGTTTCGGGTATTTCCCCGGACATGCGCGAGGTTGCGGCTGCCGCGGAATCCGGCAACGAACGCGCCGCCCTCGCCCTCGATATGTACTGTTACCGCATCAAAAAATATATCGCGTCATACATGGGAGTGCTCGGCGGATGCGATGCCCTCGTTTTTACCGCCGGTGTCGGCGAGCACAGCCCTCTCATCAGGAGTAAATCGTGCGAGGGTCTTTCGTTTCTCGGCATAACGGTCGATGAGGAAAAGAACTCCCGCGCCATAGGAGGTGAAGCCGGGATTAACCGCAGCGATTCACCGGTAAAAATTCTGGTAATACCGACAAACGAGGAAATCGTCATCGCCCGTGAAGCCGAGCGCCTCGCCCGCAAGCGCGACAAGTGA